AAAGCGCTAGACCAACCACAATCAAGCGATAGTAAGCAATTCGAATCCCAAAGAGGCTGACGGCAGAGGCGACGGGCAAGTCGTAGTTTTGATTCCCACCGCCCCAGAACAAAATAATGCCGTTGCGCAGAAATAGGGCTAGACCAATGGAAATGATGATGAGGGTGGTGGAAGAAGCTCGGCGATCGCGCATGGGCGACCACAACAATTTTTCGGTGAGCAACACTGCCAAAATAGTCCCGACCACACCCAGAATTACGGCCAACCAGATGTTAAGACCAAAACCGTTAGCTAAAAGCGTGAGGTAAGCGCCTAGCGTGAGAAAGTCACCGTGGGCAAAGTTTGCTAAGCGCAAGATGCCATAGGTGAGTGTCAGGCCGACAGCTGCCAGAGCAATGATGGAGCCGACTGCAATGCCATTCACGATGAGTTGAGCCAACTGTTGGCTAATGAGTGGACTCGACAGCTGAGCCAATAAATCCATAGTTTTGATCACCGTCACATTGTTCTCTCGCTCTGATTGTCCCTAAACCAGAGCTGTTTGAAAAGCCAACTCAACCATCAATCTGAGTTGAGCCAACTCCTTTACTCAATACGCTCTTTGGAACACCTATCTAGCTAGCATGAGATAATAGGGCGATCGCAGGTATAAGCCGAAAAAATTATGAAACTGCGAAGTTCTTACTTACCCGTATTCATCAATTTTCTAGCGCTATTTTGTGGCGGTGGGGTGTTACTTTTCTTTTTGTATTTCGGGACAGCCTTAAGCCAGGAAGAGGACACACCAGACATTTTAAGATCTGCTTTGCAGATGGAGCTGGCTCATGCCGACATTAAGGCAGTAAAGTCCAACCCAAAACGCTTGTTGGTTCGTTCTTTCTCTGCTTTGAAGACCCATCTAGAGCAACGAGATTGGATTTGGACAGACCAGATGGGATCGCTTGTCGTCTACCGCCAAGCAACTCAGCAACTAAATGTGGATTGTGCTATGTACTCCCGAAGCTACATGATCTGCGATTTAAGCCGAGTCCCGTAGAGGTCTCAACGCTTCAGTAAAGTAACACCTGTGAATTCCATCCTCAGGCTACCAACGGCTGTAAGGATGATTTGCTAAATTGGCGTTGAAATAGCGTGGATCGTGGGAGACTTCTTCTCCAGCCCAACTGGGCAAGGTAATAGCTTGGTTCGCATCGGTTAGCTCTACTTCTGCCACCATTAACCCTTGATTTTCTCCCGCAAACTCATCCACTTCCCAAACCAAGTTGTCCCAAGCAACTTTATGGCGAGTTTTTTCGATTAGAGGTGGCTCGCAAAGCTGATCGAGCATGGCAGCGGCATCGGCCAAGAGAATTTCGTACTCAAACTCTGAGCGTGTATAGCCAACCGTAGGGCCTTTAATCGTGATGAACCCGCGATCGCCTGCAATCCGGATTCGCACCGTCTTATTGACGCTAGAAAAGATGTAGCCTTGGCGGTAGAGCGTACTGCTGAGTAAAGTCGGATCAGAACTTTGACGAAACTGCTGCCACTCTTCTGGTTTGACGAGAAATTTACGTTCGATTTCAGTAGCCATTAGCCAGGTACATTAGCCAGATAGTTGTTGATTGAGGTAGAGAAAGGCCTCAACTTCTGCTGGGGTAGGTTGAGCAGCGATCGCACCCGGTCTGGTGGTGGTTAAAGCCCCGACGGCACTGGCGTAGGTCACGACTTTTTTGGCTGTTTCGGGGTCGCTGAGGCTTTGCAGCCCATTTTGAGCCACTTGATGCAGAAACCCAGCGACAAAGCTGTCACCTGCGCCTGTCGTATCTTCTGATTCCACCTCAAAGGCGCTTAAGTGACCTTCATTTCCGCCCAAGTAGTAAGAGCAACCTTTAGCTCCAGCCGTCACCAACACACTCTCGGTATTGCCTAGGCGATGGGCGATCGCACCGGGATCACTAGTGCCAAATAGCCATTCGGCTTCGTCGTCTGCGAGCTTGAGAAAATCAACTCGCTTTAGCAAATCTTGAATCATGGCAGGCGCAATTTCTGGATCAGGCCAGAACATGGGTCGCCAGTTTACATCTACCAAAGTCTTGACATAATGCTGCTCGGCTAACTGCAAAGCCCGTTCTGTAGCAGCTCGGCTCTCTGGGTAGGCTAGCTCCAAGGTGCCTAACACCAAGAAATCGGCTGACTCAAACAGCTC
This region of Trichocoleus desertorum NBK24 genomic DNA includes:
- a CDS encoding carbohydrate kinase — protein: MVHPRVLCLGEILFDCLANQLGRSLEQVESWTPYPGGAPANVACALVKLGTTAGFVGCVGQDEPGASLVQLLQTVGVDTQGVQHHPTAPTRQVYVLRSETGDRMFSGFGNLDTAEFADTHLQADQLPVELFESADFLVLGTLELAYPESRAATERALQLAEQHYVKTLVDVNWRPMFWPDPEIAPAMIQDLLKRVDFLKLADDEAEWLFGTSDPGAIAHRLGNTESVLVTAGAKGCSYYLGGNEGHLSAFEVESEDTTGAGDSFVAGFLHQVAQNGLQSLSDPETAKKVVTYASAVGALTTTRPGAIAAQPTPAEVEAFLYLNQQLSG
- a CDS encoding CYTH domain-containing protein, with amino-acid sequence MATEIERKFLVKPEEWQQFRQSSDPTLLSSTLYRQGYIFSSVNKTVRIRIAGDRGFITIKGPTVGYTRSEFEYEILLADAAAMLDQLCEPPLIEKTRHKVAWDNLVWEVDEFAGENQGLMVAEVELTDANQAITLPSWAGEEVSHDPRYFNANLANHPYSRW
- a CDS encoding branched-chain amino acid ABC transporter permease, which encodes MDLLAQLSSPLISQQLAQLIVNGIAVGSIIALAAVGLTLTYGILRLANFAHGDFLTLGAYLTLLANGFGLNIWLAVILGVVGTILAVLLTEKLLWSPMRDRRASSTTLIIISIGLALFLRNGIILFWGGGNQNYDLPVASAVSLFGIRIAYYRLIVVGLALLVILGLHYLLQNTKIGKAMRAVADDIDLARVSGIDVDQVVIWTWVIAGSLTALGGGMYGLITAVRPNMGWFLILPMFAAVILGGIGNPYGAIAGALIIGVAQEVSTYWLPTEYKLGVALLIMVLVLLVRPQGLFKGTI